One genomic window of Ilyobacter polytropus DSM 2926 includes the following:
- a CDS encoding HD domain-containing protein — translation MQINNKKAQLYINSLLQHPLVRQLELVEDQGVKVSTHTYDVLKISEDEMKREFIGLDEYSKTIDVFAIIVGIIIHDISKGSIRINGEKLSHSQMMIKRPDYIIRETEKIMDDIEEETGLKIHDEIRKNVVHIVISHHGKWGKIKPSTKEANIVHKADVYSAKYHRINPIGADEILRHMAEGMQTDEICKKLDCTSGILKDRLKRAKVELGLKSTKQLVNYYGKNKRIPIGDDFFTKRIRETSRLINSVEKVGFRNLIKNSILIKYLDDDKIFE, via the coding sequence ATGCAAATAAATAATAAAAAGGCACAACTGTATATAAATTCTCTCCTTCAACATCCTCTCGTGCGTCAGCTAGAGCTTGTAGAAGATCAAGGAGTAAAAGTCTCTACACATACTTATGACGTACTTAAAATATCTGAGGATGAGATGAAAAGAGAGTTTATAGGCCTTGATGAATATTCAAAAACAATAGACGTTTTTGCAATCATTGTAGGGATAATAATACACGATATAAGTAAGGGTAGCATAAGGATCAATGGAGAAAAACTGTCCCATTCTCAAATGATGATAAAAAGGCCGGATTACATAATAAGAGAGACTGAAAAAATCATGGACGATATTGAGGAAGAAACAGGTCTTAAGATTCATGATGAAATAAGAAAGAATGTTGTTCATATAGTAATATCCCACCATGGTAAATGGGGGAAAATAAAGCCTAGTACAAAAGAGGCCAACATAGTTCATAAAGCAGATGTTTATTCTGCTAAGTACCACAGAATAAACCCTATAGGTGCCGATGAGATACTAAGGCATATGGCAGAGGGAATGCAGACAGATGAAATCTGCAAAAAGTTAGACTGTACAAGTGGGATATTAAAGGACAGGCTCAAAAGAGCAAAGGTAGAACTGGGACTAAAGAGTACCAAACAGCTTGTGAATTATTACGGTAAAAATAAAAGAATTCCAATTGGTGATGATTTTTTTACAAAGAGAATAAGAGAAACCTCGAGACTTATTAATTCAGTTGAAAAGGTAGGATTTAGGAATCTTATAAAAAACTCCATACTTATAAAATACTTGGATGATGATAAGATTTTTGAATAA